The DNA window TTGCCAAAAGATTTTCTTGCACGTATGCAAACAGTTATTCCTGAGCTTACACAACAAGACACTCTGTTTTTAGTTGCTGCAAGCTATAAAGACGCGTGGAATCAGCTTGGTAAACTACGTTTACAATTGGCTCATGCGCTTGATCTTATACCAAAAGATGCTGTTAAGTTGCTTTGGGTAACCGATTTTCCTTTACTTGAGTATGACGAACAATCAAAACGCTGGTCTTCAGTGCATCATCCGTTTACTGCTCCTCAAGAAGGCTGGGAACACCAAAAACCAGAAGATATCAAAGCACGTGGCTATGACGTTGTATTCAATGGCATAGAGCTTGGTGGCGGTTCTATTCGTATTCATAACCCAGAAATACAACGCAAAGTATTTGAATTTTTGGGCCTTAATAAAGCAGAAATGGAAAGTCATTTTGGGTTTTTGTTTGAAGCACAAGAGCTTGGTTTTCCGCCACATGGCGGTATAGCACTTGGCATTGATCGCCTTGTAATGTTATTGCTTGGTTGCCAGTCAATACGGGAAGTTATAGCGTTTCCTAAAACACAAAGTGGTTATGATCCTATGATGCAAGCTCCAACTCCAGTTGATGCGGCTAAACTTATAGATTATGGCTTAAAACTACTACCACACGATAAAAAATAGTCGCTTTATACTCATGAGGGCTCCGATCTGGAGCCCTTTTTTAATTTTCTTTTTACAATCTATAGACATTTATTGGTGTAATTACTAGGATAGCTTTTGTGAAGTTATTCTATTTAACCATTAAAGGAGAACTATGGTTACAGTTATGCGTAAGCAGTCTTTTTTTTCATTATTATTACTTACTCTTGCAGTTACCAGAATATTTGGTAGCGCTACAGAAGCAGAGCTTCTTGCAGCTAGTCAAGAAGTAAACGAATCAGTTACAAGAGCTGGTTCTAACGGTTCATTTTGTAATCTAACAGTGAGCAATTTGCTTAAAGCAAATAACGTATCTGTAAGAGGTAATGAGCTTATTTGTGGTGACTTGAGAGTTCGTGGAAGCGAACGTATTGATGGCGACTTATTTGTTGGTGGCAGAATTACAAGCCCAGGTGGTATTGGAGCTGATATTTGCGCAGAAGGCGGCGTAATTCCTTGTGCTATAACTGTAAATGGTCTTACTTCTAACGGCGATTTAACGGTTAATGGCAACGAAACTATTAATGGCGATTTAACTGTTAATGGTGACGAAATCATCAATGGTGATTTAACGGTTACTGGTACAGTTAATGGTACTTTTCCTGTAACTTCATCACAAGTTGTTGAAGCACTTTGCTCAAATGGCCCAGCAACAATTGATTGCGCTGTTACTTTTCAGAGCGACGTAACTGTTAATGGTGATTTAACTGTTGATGGTGATACAACCTTAAATGGCCTTACCTATACTTGTACACTTCCAGATGGAACACGTGTTCTTAATCCTATTGGTAACCAATGCGAATCCTGTTTAGAAGAAGTACGTGGAAATGCACAATTGCAAACTACTCAAGGTTTAGCTACTGCTCTTAACCTTATTTTAGGTCTTCCACCATTAGGTTTAGAAATACCTAATGTAGGTCTTCTTCCTATGGACCTAACAGCACCTGTTGTAGCGACTGGTCTTCCAGGAGCGGGAACAGATACAGGAGCATGCTACAGATTAGAAGCTGTAACGGTAAATGGTGCAATTGACCCTAACGCGGTAAGAGTTGTATTTACTAATGCAGCAGGCCAAGATCAACCTTTTACTGGTGTTCCAACTGTTGTAGCTACAGCTCAAGTGTCACCACTACTTAGAACTACTGGAGGTGCACTTGTTCCTCTAGATGTTAATTTCCCATTATCAGGTTATGTGGAAATTAGAGAATTAACCGCTGCTTCTGTAGTATTAAGAAACTTAGTACCAAACTTTATATCACCATTAGGTGTTTCGGTTAATCTTCCAAATATTGTTGTTCCTGCTCTTCCGAATCCTCTCGATCCTGCTTCAGTACTTGCTTTTGCTACCTCAATAATCGCAGCTTTAACGGCTTTAGACAACGCTAATTTAACACAAGCGTTAAGCATTAATGCTTCACTTTTAGGCTTAGGTAACATTATTGATTTCCAAATTATTGGGCCTGTTGCTTAATTAATTTACAAATCTAAAAGAAGAGAGACACGTAATTGTACGTGTCTCTCTTCTTTTAAAAAAGCTTTTAATTATTTATTGAATTTCTCAAAAAAGCTTGGCTTATTAAGCAGAGCGTCAATAAGTTCACATCTAATAGTAACGCTTTTGCCTGTACTTGTTTTTATAACTAAATCTTTTGCTGGAGCATTTTTGTTAAGGCTTTCTATTTGTTTTTGTAGCACTGAAAGTTCTATAAAACCGTAAGCTGGATGATTTTGTAGCAGAGCACTTGAAGTGCCTATTTTTTTTAGTGGGTCCAAGTTGTTCAGGCTAATTTCAATAGGGTAGATTATATAGCGACCATTGTTTGCTTTAAGCACACAGGTTGTTTGTAAACATTGGCTTTTAAGCAATGCAAAAATATCTTCGTACGTGCTATTTGATCGTGTTGAAAAGTTACGTGCAGCGGTCCATACAGGATTATTATTATCTTTTTTAACTTGGGTACCACCAAAATCACCGTAGAAATGGAGTTTGCCTGGTAGCTTGCCAAGTACCATATATTTTTTATTGTTATGTTCTAAAATAGGCAGTATACCTGCATGGCTATAATATTGCTTACGCTGCTTTTTTGAATAAGTTGGGCTAGTATGTGTGCTATACAATGCAGAGCAACTAAAAGGCTTATAAGCTAAAAAGAATAGCAAAGCGCCTAGTTGCAGTAGTTTTTTGTTCATTAAAGTCTCTCCCTTTAAGATACTTATTTATACGTGCTTCATGTGTAAGTATAGAAAACTTTTATTTTAGACATCAATAGTATTTTGTAAATTTTAAAATTGAAAACTAAATGCCAATTGGACTTATAGATTTTCAACAATCAGTGCACGGGCTTATGGTGCACTGATAACTACTCTACTCTTAGCTTAAATATTTTTTAAGTAGTTCGTTTATAAGTTGCGGATTACCTTTGCCTTTAGTTTTTTGCATTGCTTGTCCTACAAAAAAGCCAAGTAAACGTTCGTTTCCAGCTTTATAATCGGCTACTACTTTTGGATTAGCCTCCACTATTTCTTTTATTAAAACTTCTAATTCTTGAGAGTTATCCTCTTGCTCAAGGCCCTTTTCTTTTACAATAACGTCTGGTTGCTCGCCCGTACGCGCCATAAGTGCAAATACTTCTTGAGCTGCTCTATTATTTATAGCCCCTTTGCTTATGAGCTCTACTAATTGAGCAAGCATAACCGGGGTAATTTTACAATCATTTAAGCTTATCTTTTGATCTTTAAGGAGACCCATTATATCACGCAGCACCCAGTTGATAAGCTGTTTGCTTTGAGTATGTTGAGCGGCTGTTTGGTAGTAATTAGCAAGTTGCTGATCGTTTACTAAAATTTCAGCTTCATAAGCGCTTAGGGTATGCTGAGTTTGTAAACGTTCTAATTTTGCCCAAGGAAGTTCTGGCATTGCTGCGCGTGTTGCTTCTATAGTAGCTGGATCGAGAGCAATAAGAGGCAAATCAGGATCATCAAAATAACGGTAATCTGCAGCTTCTTCTTTGCTACGCATTGATTCTGTTTTGCGATCTTTAGTGTTCCAAAGGCGTGTCTCTTGTTTTACCTTACCGCCCTCTTCTATGAGTTCAATTTGGCGCTCTGTTTCATACTCAATAGCATCAGAAATAAACTTAAACGAGTTAATATTTTTAAGTTCGCATTTGGTGCCTAGTTGTGGTGCCCCTTTTTTGCGTACTGATATGTTGGTATCAGCTCTAAAAGCCCCGTCTTCCATATTGCCTGAGCAGATATCGAGATACTGTACAATAAGGCGTAGGGCCTTAAGATACTCACGTGCCTCGTAAGCGCTTGAAATATCAGGATAGGTAACTATTTCTAGTAACGGTGTACCGGTACGATTTAAATCAACAAAACTTTCGTTGCTGTGATTCGAGTGAATATTTTTACCAGCATCTTCTTCCATATGGATACGGATTAATCGAATATGCTTAACAGAGCCATCTTCAAGTCTGATAGGCACGTAGCCTTCGCTGCAGATAGGTCTGTCGCTTTGGGTAATTTGATAATTTTTAGGTAAATCAGGGTAAAAATAGTGTTTACGTGCAAAGCAAGAAACAGGTGTTAAAGTACAATTTGTTGCTAGACCTGCTTTTATGGCAGCAGAGACTACTTCTTTATTTAAAACAGGAAGTACTCCTGGTTGCCCGGTACAAATTTGGCAAATATTAGTATTAGGATGAGTTGTTATGCTGTTGGAACAAGTACAAAAAATTTTACTGTTAGTTTTTAGCTGAACGTGTACCTCAATACCAATAGTTGTTTCATAATCAGGGTAGCGAGAAAAAATAGAAGTTTCTTGGCTCATGGGGTTCCTTTGCTAAAATAATTTAGGGCTGCTACAAGCTGCTTATAGATATAAAGTATCATAAAACTCTTTTTTTGCCTACTTGCTTACCTGCTTTTTTGCCTGTTTTTTTACGGCCACAAATAACCCAGTAACCCAGCTCACAAGTAAGGCATAGACAGCTTGCGATTGCCCCACCTATAAAATTGATACCTACATCTTTAATGCTACCCTCACGGGTAAGCGTAAAGCGTTGTCCAAGCTCAAGTAAGGCTCCAAAACTTGTAGCAAGCAGTAAAGCGGCACAGTAGGCTGAAAAGCGTTTATACTGTGTAGTTGTTCTAAAAATAAAAGTTAGTAACGCTGTCAGCGTAAAATAGGCCATTTTGTGGCCAGTCTTAATATGCACGTACCGTTTTAGAGGATGGATGAAAGATCGAGGGAGTAATGTGCAGAGCGTAATAAATATAAGAAGCCCCGTTAACAGAAGGTATAGAGCGATCTTTTTGTATTTTTGTACCATTATATCCCTTATGAGAGTAGTTCTCTTAGAGAGTGTCTAAAGAGTATTTTTCGTCTTAATGCTAGTATAGCATACCCGAAGTATAGTGTTAGCTTGAATATGATATGTATTTTTATTTTATTTTAATAATATTTAATTAACTTATTGTAATTTAAATTAAGTTTCGTGTATAATAATAAATAAGATAGATAATTATACTATTAACATTAAAGGTACCCCATGAAAAATCTTACTTTTAGTTATTTATGTATGCTGGCCTTGTTTAGTATAGGCATTATTACCCTACAAAAAACACTTTTTGGTGCGTGTTGTGGTAAAGAGCAACGTGAACAATCAGCATGCCCTAATGAAAGTTGCGACTGGGAACGTAGTGATACCAAATGCAATCAAGATGACGAGTGTTGTCCTGGTAAACGTTGTAATAGTTTTGGCTATTGTGAGCGTTGCTAATAGCAAACCTAGTATGAGAACAGCCACACTATCGGCTGCGGCTTATTATTTACAAAATCAAGCTAACCTAGTCAAGTAGCTTTTTACATTAAGAAATAATTAAAAAGCAAACGTATGCATAAACGTGTACGTTTACTTTTTAATGTCTTAACACAAATACAAGAAATAGCTTATTTAATGTGTTTACTTCCTAAAGAGTTAATCCTGTAAATAGTACTTATATCTTAAAATACCTAAATACTTACTTAAACAATAAAACTGTTAAAACTGCTAAAGGCAGCTTTAACATACTCACTGCTATTATCAACAATAGCATCAATTGTTACTTAAACACTACTAGAGCTATTTATTACAAGTAATAATTGGTGTCAACCTGCTCTATTACCTACTGATACAAGTATTTATGTTTATAATGTTAAAAGCATATTCCCCTCCGGTTGTGTACGTTGATTACTTATACAGCAACACCTGTAATGGGTTATAAAAGCATGTTTTTGTGCGTAGTAGATAAGGTAATAAAAAGCATAAACCAGTTGTTAACAGGTATTTCTACCATAAACATAAAGTACTTTTACGTATGTAATAGAGCCTGTTGCTAGTATTTATAGTAATAACCACAACGTATACAAACCCTGTATTATAAGTGAAAATGCTTTTGTAGTTTACCCAGTTAATCAGGCTGATGTTTGTCTTTTTTGTATTTATGATAACTACACTAACGCTTACAAAGGCCACCAATCGGCCATTTATTCTTTTACATAAATATATCTAATGTCTTTATTTAGCCCTATTTTAGGTAATACATTAATTGGTGTAATGGTACTCAATAGATACTATTTATGCTTTAAACACTTATAGATTAAATACCTTAAATGTTTGTATACCTTACTATAAGGGTATTACTGTTATTGTAACTATTGGCAGGAAAACAGATGTATACGGGCTTTTAAGTAAGGGATATAATAGATTCTTTACAGATATTACGGCTGTAACTGCTTAGGGTAATAATACTGTTAAAGGTATGCTTTAAAAGTTTTATCATAAATGTTGTTAAACCTGTTATTGGTGTGATAGCATACACCTATATAAGATGAAAACAGAAGGGTAGTTATGAGAAGAATTGCAATTATCAATCAAAAGGGTGGTAGTGGAAAAACTACTACTACAGTTAACTTAGCGGCAGCTTTAGCTTTAAAAAAACGCAAAGTGCTTGTAATAGACTTAGATCCTCAAGCATCTACTTCGTTATGGTTTGGTATGACCAATAACGATCGTGGGTTACTAAGATTATTTACTGAAGATATTTCTATTAATACCATTATTTTGCCTACAACTATTGAAGGTCTAAGTGTTATTCCTGCATCTTCGTGGCTTTTTGGTTTAGAAAAAGCTCTTGCTAATGAGTTTGGTGCAGAAACTATTTTAAGGCAACGCTTACAAGCAGTTGATAAGTCAATCGATTATATACTTATAGATTGTCCTCCTACGCTTGGTATTTTAACCGTTAACGCCTTAACTTCATGTGACGAAGTAATTGTGCCGGTTGAAGCACGTATTATGGCTCTTGCAGGACTAGTGCAACTATTACAAACAGTTGAAATTATTAAAAGCAGACTTAATAGCATGCTTAAAATATCAGGTATAGTAGCTTGTCGTGTTGATTGCCGTACCAAGCATTCAAAAGAGATAGTTGAAGAATTGCGTAGTAAGTTTAAAGATCTTGTGTACAAAACAGCAATTAGAGAAAATGTAAAGCTTGCAGAAGCTCCTTCATTTGGTCTACCTATTATGGAGTATGATAGTGAAAGCAATGGAGCTAAAGATTATAATGCTCTAGCTGATGAAGTTATTCATCAAGAGCAGTTTAGGCTTTCTCATACGTTACTCAAGATGCAAACAGCTATGCAAAGCTTATAATTTTTTTAAAGACGAAAGTGGCACTATGAAGCAGTCGCGCCAAAAAACCATTGGTATCAATCCACTAGAATTATATTTATCAGGAGCGCAACCCTATACACAAGAAGGCTCCCCTGAGCAGTTAGCAGCTCAAACACAAGAAATTATTCAAGAGTTGCAAGCTCAAGCACCGCAAGAAATACCCGTTCAACAAGCTCATGTAAGCCCAGCTATTGAAGTTTTAGAGTGTAAGCCTACAGTAACAGTAAATCAAGATGCTCTGGAAGTTACACAAGCTCCTTGTGTAGATTTTGCTCCAGCTGCTTGTCAACAAGCTCAACAAACTGTTAACACTTGCACGGTCCAAGATGTGCCCAAACAGGTTGTTTATACTGAGTCTCATGCAACTACGATAATTGATGAGCTTCATGCCCAAGAGCTTAACATAGAAGATCATACGAGCTCTAAAAAGCAGCGAGTAACTATACATATACCCGAAGAGCTTATAGATAAAGTTAAAAATGCAGTTTATTGGGAACCAGGACTTACCCTTGCAGGTTTTGCTCAGTACGCTTTAGCGCGTACGCTTGAGCAATTTGAGCATGAGCGAGGAGCACCTTTTCCTGATCGTAAAACACGCCAACTACGTGGTGGTCGTCCCATTAAATAAGTTTTTAATGTAATAAAGCAATTCATCTCCTACTTTTAGAAAATAGAGGATGAGTTGCTTTATTGTGTATGAACATATTTTAATAAGCGGTGGTTATCTATAACAAGACCATTAGATAAATGAACAAAGTGTATCGGCACGTATACTATCTTTGATAATCCATTCTTTTATATTTCTATTTTGGGTGCTAAAGCTTGCTCCAACAAGTACTATATGTTTAGTAGAGTGGAGATACTTTTGGTAATACTGTTTATCTTCTATTTGTGCAAGGGCAATTGTTGCTGATTGATCTAGTTTAAATTCAAAAATATAGATATGAGAGGTGGTTTCTATAACAGCATCAATTCTGCCTTTATTGGTAGTAACTTCAGCATGTGTATAAGCACCTATAAGCGTTACAATAACATAGAAAATAGATTGGTAATATTTCTCTTGAGCAAGCTGCATATTATAAGGAATAGCAGCAAAAAATATTTGAAGAGTCGAGAAAAAAAGGTCAAGGTTGTTTTGCTTAAGTGCTTGAGTAAGCTTAAAAATATTGTTGCTAAAAAGTGAAACAGAAGTTGTTGTTAAGCTATTTACAAAGTAGTATAAAAATGAAATCTTAGTCTCTTCATTGGGATAACGTAGTTGATAATTACGTGTTTGCTCATTATAACTATTAATAGTTAAATAGCCTGTTTGTAGAAGAAGTGTAATAACGTCTATATGATCAATATCAAAAGATCCCATTTCTAAGGCACTAATTTCCGCATGTTCAATAGCTTCTATGGGGTAGTCTTTTGCTTTTATAAGCTGTACTAAAAATGATGGTGTCCCTGTTTCAAACCAATAGTTAAGCAATTGGCCACTTGAAAGGTACAGTAAAACCGAATAAGGATTATATACTTTTATTGGTGTTTGAGAAAATTGATAGCCATTATACCAAGCTTTAATAGTTTCACGTAGAGTGTCGTAAGATACTCCCTGACTTTGAGCAGTCCTAGTTATAATACTTTTAAAATAGGTATCAATTTCTTTATGTGTGTAACCTAAAAGCGCAGATGCTAAAGAATTTAACGTTAAATCTTGAAGATTGTTAAGTCCTGAGAAAACTGATGTTTTAGAAAACTTAGTTACACCTGTCATAAAGATAAAGCGTAAGTGTGCTTCCATGCTTTTTATGGTAGCATAGAAATCTCTTAAAACAGCTTGTTGAGCTTGGGCCATATCGGGGTTATGTAAGTGATCAAGTATAGGTTTATCGTACTCATCAATAAGTACTACCACTTTATTTATTTGAGAAAGCTTTTCTATAAGAGTAGATAATTTTGCACCAAGAGTAGGAGCATCAGTTAGAACAATGTTATATTTTTCAGCTAATGTAGTAAGCGTCCAAGATAAACTGATTTTTAATTCTTCTACTGTTGCATGGTCGATTCTTGAAAAGTCTAAATAGATAACAGGATATTGTTGCCAATCATAGTTGGTTGTACTAATCCATAAGTCTTTAAAAAGATGCTTATTGCCAGAAAAGAGCTCTTTAAGTGTAGAGACAAGCAGTGATTTTCCAAAGCGTCGTGGACGTGAAAGAAAATAATAATCCCCTTTAGTTCTATTAATTAAAGAATAGATATACTCTGTTTTATCAACATAAATATAATCGTCAGCAATAATCTTTTCAAACGTTTGAATTCCTAAAGGAAGTTTCTTCATAAATCTTTCCCAGTCACTGCTCAAGATCATCTTTTTGATCATGGCTTGAAACGCGACAGTATGCTATAATAGTAAAATCTGATTAACAATATACAAGTAAATTTAAATAAGCTCAAGCATACAGTTATCGAACCCTAAGGCACTTTGCTTTGGGGATCTTTTTTTTTAATCTAGCGGAGAAAAAATATGATCAAAAAGTTAGCTTTTGTAACTACTAATACGGGGAAATTTGCAGAGGTTAAGCGTTGGCTTAACCAGTTTGAACCGTCTATTGAGCTTGAGCATGTTGCTTTAGATTTACCTGAAATACAGTCACTTGATGTACAAGAAATAGCTCTTGATAAAGCGCAACAAGCATGGAAAATATTACAAAAGCCGTTACTTATAGATGACGGCGGCATTTACTTAGAAAAATATTATAATTTTCCCGGGCCGTTAACTAAATATGTGTATAAAGGCATAGGATTTGAGGGCTTTTGGAAATTGGCAAGCGACGACCCGCATGCTTATTTTTTAAGTTGTTTAGTCTACAGTGACGGACCCACGTCTTTCCATATTTTTGAAGGTATTTGTAAAGGGCATATAGTAGAGCCTAAAGATGTTATTATCACTCATACACAGCTACCGTTTACTCATATTTTTGTCCCTCAAGGGTATGACAAGGTTTTTGCTGAACTTAAGTTAACACCGCTTGAAGAGCAGTTTAATCATAGAACTATCGCTATAAAAAAATTGGTGACCTGGCTTAAAGAAAATAACAGATAAAAGGGAGTTCATAGCGAACTCCCTTGTGTAATTACAGTTTGTTTGATTTGTTTTTTACCAGGGTTGCTCTAGCTTATAAGTACCCGGTGCACATTGCTCGCGGCTTATAAGCGTTATCTTGCAACGGTAATTTTTCTCTAGGTATAAAATAGAATTATACTCAGCATTAGTTATATAATTAAAGACACTTGGATGCACTGCAAGAGATATATTGCCTGTAGTTTTTTTAGTTTCAAGCTCATGTCTGAGTTTACGTAATACTGTAAAGCTTTCGTTTGGTAACGATTTGATAAAGCCCATACCATGACAGGTAGGACAATTATCAGTTAGCTGCTGAATTAACGTTTTGCCAGACCTTTTACGTGTCATTTGTACAAGGCCAAACTCTGATACTTTAAGAACAACTGATTGAAACTTATCCCGTTCTTTAAGGCTCTTTTCAAATATTCTATAGAGCTTTTGTCTGTTGCCTGAACTGGTCATATCAATAAAATCTATAACAATAAGGCCGCCAATATTGCGTAGTCTTAATTGTCGAGTAACTTCTTCAGCTGCTTCTAAATTTATTTTGAGTATTGTATCTTCAAGGCTGTTTTGACCTATATACCGTCCGGTATTAACATCAATAACGGTCATAGCTTCGGTGGTTTCTATTACAATTGAACCACCAGATTTAAGCGTTACTTTTTTTTGTAATGCTTGTTCTATTTGAGATTCAATATTAAATTTCTCAAATAAACTAGGAGGACCTTCATAATAGCGTACTTTTTGAGCTTGTTCAGGCGCTATCGTTTTAACAAACTTATAAATACGTGTTTGTGTATCTTGATTGTCGCATATAACAAGTTCAACATCATTGTCTAAATGATCCCGTATTGCTTGAAGAGAAAGATCAATGTCTTCGTAGATTTTTTCTCGGGGAGCAGCTTCTTTAAACTTTTTAGTAATTACGCTCCAAGTACTCAGTAGA is part of the Candidatus Dependentiae bacterium genome and encodes:
- the gatB gene encoding Asp-tRNA(Asn)/Glu-tRNA(Gln) amidotransferase subunit GatB; protein product: MSQETSIFSRYPDYETTIGIEVHVQLKTNSKIFCTCSNSITTHPNTNICQICTGQPGVLPVLNKEVVSAAIKAGLATNCTLTPVSCFARKHYFYPDLPKNYQITQSDRPICSEGYVPIRLEDGSVKHIRLIRIHMEEDAGKNIHSNHSNESFVDLNRTGTPLLEIVTYPDISSAYEAREYLKALRLIVQYLDICSGNMEDGAFRADTNISVRKKGAPQLGTKCELKNINSFKFISDAIEYETERQIELIEEGGKVKQETRLWNTKDRKTESMRSKEEAADYRYFDDPDLPLIALDPATIEATRAAMPELPWAKLERLQTQHTLSAYEAEILVNDQQLANYYQTAAQHTQSKQLINWVLRDIMGLLKDQKISLNDCKITPVMLAQLVELISKGAINNRAAQEVFALMARTGEQPDVIVKEKGLEQEDNSQELEVLIKEIVEANPKVVADYKAGNERLLGFFVGQAMQKTKGKGNPQLINELLKKYLS
- the vanZ gene encoding VanZ family protein, with translation MVQKYKKIALYLLLTGLLIFITLCTLLPRSFIHPLKRYVHIKTGHKMAYFTLTALLTFIFRTTTQYKRFSAYCAALLLATSFGALLELGQRFTLTREGSIKDVGINFIGGAIASCLCLTCELGYWVICGRKKTGKKAGKQVGKKRVL
- a CDS encoding ParA family protein, which encodes MRRIAIINQKGGSGKTTTTVNLAAALALKKRKVLVIDLDPQASTSLWFGMTNNDRGLLRLFTEDISINTIILPTTIEGLSVIPASSWLFGLEKALANEFGAETILRQRLQAVDKSIDYILIDCPPTLGILTVNALTSCDEVIVPVEARIMALAGLVQLLQTVEIIKSRLNSMLKISGIVACRVDCRTKHSKEIVEELRSKFKDLVYKTAIRENVKLAEAPSFGLPIMEYDSESNGAKDYNALADEVIHQEQFRLSHTLLKMQTAMQSL
- a CDS encoding ATP-binding protein — translated: MKKLPLGIQTFEKIIADDYIYVDKTEYIYSLINRTKGDYYFLSRPRRFGKSLLVSTLKELFSGNKHLFKDLWISTTNYDWQQYPVIYLDFSRIDHATVEELKISLSWTLTTLAEKYNIVLTDAPTLGAKLSTLIEKLSQINKVVVLIDEYDKPILDHLHNPDMAQAQQAVLRDFYATIKSMEAHLRFIFMTGVTKFSKTSVFSGLNNLQDLTLNSLASALLGYTHKEIDTYFKSIITRTAQSQGVSYDTLRETIKAWYNGYQFSQTPIKVYNPYSVLLYLSSGQLLNYWFETGTPSFLVQLIKAKDYPIEAIEHAEISALEMGSFDIDHIDVITLLLQTGYLTINSYNEQTRNYQLRYPNEETKISFLYYFVNSLTTTSVSLFSNNIFKLTQALKQNNLDLFFSTLQIFFAAIPYNMQLAQEKYYQSIFYVIVTLIGAYTHAEVTTNKGRIDAVIETTSHIYIFEFKLDQSATIALAQIEDKQYYQKYLHSTKHIVLVGASFSTQNRNIKEWIIKDSIRADTLCSFI
- a CDS encoding Rne/Rng family ribonuclease; translated protein: MKKILINDSPWQTRVAITRDDELQNIYFWSHTTENLERSFYKGVITKILPGIQTAFVDIGQERAGFLHISEIDRELAIHRMANTGQLEDLEDEDHPKPEPTRQHLDISKILKEGENILVQVSKEPVNEKGAKLSTCFTLPGRFLVLMPNIPRIGISKKIESREERQRLKDLLAEHLPEGMGAIIRTTSEGQGSREILQDLTYLLSTWSVITKKFKEAAPREKIYEDIDLSLQAIRDHLDNDVELVICDNQDTQTRIYKFVKTIAPEQAQKVRYYEGPPSLFEKFNIESQIEQALQKKVTLKSGGSIVIETTEAMTVIDVNTGRYIGQNSLEDTILKINLEAAEEVTRQLRLRNIGGLIVIDFIDMTSSGNRQKLYRIFEKSLKERDKFQSVVLKVSEFGLVQMTRKRSGKTLIQQLTDNCPTCHGMGFIKSLPNESFTVLRKLRHELETKKTTGNISLAVHPSVFNYITNAEYNSILYLEKNYRCKITLISREQCAPGTYKLEQPW